A genomic window from Nocardioides rotundus includes:
- the gcvH gene encoding glycine cleavage system protein GcvH, which produces MYPEDLKYTAEHEWVRQPGTAEGSVRIGITDYAQDQLGDIVYVSLPEVGDTVEAGAACGELESTKSVSDVYAPFAGEVVARNDALDATPELVNNDPYGEGWLFEIVPTDASAVDGLMSSADYQGSLDG; this is translated from the coding sequence GTGTACCCCGAGGACCTGAAGTACACCGCCGAGCACGAGTGGGTGCGCCAGCCCGGAACCGCCGAGGGGTCCGTGCGCATCGGGATCACCGACTACGCCCAGGACCAGCTCGGGGACATCGTCTACGTCTCCCTGCCGGAGGTCGGCGACACGGTCGAGGCCGGCGCGGCCTGCGGCGAGCTGGAGTCCACCAAGTCGGTCAGTGACGTCTACGCGCCCTTCGCGGGGGAGGTCGTGGCCCGCAACGACGCGCTGGACGCCACGCCGGAGCTGGTGAACAACGACCCGTACGGCGAGGGCTGGCTGTTCGAGATCGTCCCCACCGACGCGAGCGCCGTCGACGGGCTGATGAGCAGCGCGGACTACCAGGGCTCCCTGGACGGCTGA
- a CDS encoding small basic family protein, which yields MIAVIGLVLGVVLGLVFQPDVPPALQNYLPIAVVAAMDAAFGGLRAHLEDLFDDKVFVVSFLSNVVIAAAIVFLGDQLGVGEQLSTGVVVVLGIRIFSNVAAIRRHVFHA from the coding sequence GTGATCGCGGTCATCGGACTGGTGCTGGGCGTGGTGCTCGGCCTGGTCTTCCAGCCCGACGTGCCTCCCGCGCTGCAGAACTACCTGCCGATCGCGGTGGTCGCGGCCATGGACGCGGCCTTCGGCGGCCTGCGCGCCCACCTGGAGGACCTCTTCGACGACAAGGTCTTCGTCGTCTCCTTCCTGTCCAACGTGGTGATCGCCGCCGCGATCGTCTTCCTCGGCGACCAGCTGGGCGTGGGGGAGCAGCTCTCCACCGGCGTGGTCGTCGTGCTCGGGATCCGGATCTTCTCCAACGTCGCCGCGATCCGGCGCCATGTCTTCCATGCCTGA
- a CDS encoding DUF881 domain-containing protein yields the protein MPDRSSAPRSADRPLPAHVTMPLLERVRISAVDDEYAEHARARGDGSEPRPPSRRAVTVVALLLLGLLVATAFVQNVRFAEQEETNRSALVERIEHERSSVSRLQRQVGELQADVARLDREDDTLSRRLREWRSREERLGLGSGFAAARGPGVRVTVDDSPSGDPLEAVRDEDLAMLTDALWGAGAEAIAINGKRLTVLSPIRNSGNAINVNSRPLSPPYVVEAIGDPDTLQSDLLASERGNAWIGMADQLGFRWRMQNVQGLTLPAARVRTPLYAVEGLRGRVEKEVTP from the coding sequence GTGCCTGACAGGTCCTCCGCCCCACGGAGCGCCGACCGGCCGCTGCCGGCACACGTCACGATGCCGCTGCTGGAGCGGGTCCGGATCTCCGCGGTCGACGACGAGTACGCCGAGCACGCGCGCGCCCGCGGCGACGGCAGCGAGCCGCGTCCGCCCTCGCGCCGGGCGGTCACCGTCGTGGCGCTGCTCCTGCTCGGCCTGCTGGTCGCCACCGCCTTCGTCCAGAACGTCCGCTTCGCCGAGCAGGAGGAGACCAACCGGTCTGCCCTGGTCGAGCGGATCGAGCATGAGCGGTCCTCGGTGTCCAGGCTCCAGCGGCAGGTCGGTGAGCTGCAGGCGGATGTCGCCCGGCTGGACCGCGAGGACGACACCTTGTCGCGGCGCCTGCGCGAGTGGCGCTCCCGGGAGGAGCGGCTCGGGCTGGGCAGCGGCTTCGCCGCCGCCCGGGGCCCCGGGGTGCGGGTCACCGTCGACGACTCACCGAGCGGCGACCCGCTCGAGGCGGTGCGGGACGAGGACCTGGCGATGCTGACCGACGCGCTGTGGGGAGCGGGAGCGGAGGCGATCGCGATCAACGGCAAGCGGCTCACCGTGCTCAGCCCGATCCGCAACTCGGGCAACGCGATCAACGTGAACTCCCGCCCCCTGTCCCCGCCGTACGTGGTCGAGGCGATCGGCGACCCGGACACCCTGCAGTCGGACCTGCTGGCCAGCGAGCGCGGGAACGCCTGGATCGGCATGGCGGACCAGCTGGGCTTCCGGTGGAGGATGCAGAATGTCCAGGGCCTGACCCTCCCGGCAGCCCGGGTCCGCACCCCGCTCTACGCCGTGGAAGGGTTGAGGGGACGAGTGGAGAAGGAGGTGACGCCGTGA
- a CDS encoding DUF881 domain-containing protein, which yields MPDPAAEARPGDPPDGRSSRPDARERLRRGLLKPTRSQLLVGVLLAGLGFAAVTQAHSNDVENTYANYRQQDLVNLLDSLSTATQRAQREIAVLIETRDQLRSASGDKEAAVIAARRAADNLAILAGTVPVSGPGLRITITPGDQPVDLNSLLDMVQELRTADAEAMEFNDRIRAVASTSFATGSLGVEVDGQPLEAPYVIDVIGDPVTLEEGLKFPRGPLEQLRDDDGATVEVEQLERVEIASVVPGTRPDYAQPDSGQ from the coding sequence ATGCCTGACCCGGCCGCGGAGGCCCGGCCCGGCGACCCGCCCGATGGCCGGTCGAGCCGGCCGGACGCCCGCGAGCGCCTGCGCCGCGGCCTGTTGAAGCCGACCCGGTCTCAGCTCCTGGTCGGCGTGCTGCTGGCCGGGCTCGGCTTCGCGGCGGTCACCCAGGCGCACTCCAACGACGTCGAGAACACCTACGCCAACTACCGCCAGCAGGATCTGGTCAACCTCCTGGACTCGCTCTCGACGGCCACCCAGCGTGCGCAGCGCGAGATCGCGGTGCTGATCGAGACGCGCGACCAGCTGCGCAGCGCCTCCGGTGACAAGGAGGCCGCGGTGATCGCCGCGCGACGGGCCGCAGACAACCTCGCGATCCTGGCCGGGACGGTCCCGGTATCGGGTCCGGGACTGCGGATCACCATCACTCCCGGTGACCAGCCGGTCGATCTCAACAGCCTCCTGGACATGGTGCAGGAGCTGCGCACCGCCGACGCGGAGGCGATGGAGTTCAACGACCGCATCCGTGCGGTCGCCAGCACCTCGTTCGCGACCGGGTCGCTGGGCGTCGAGGTGGACGGGCAGCCGCTGGAGGCGCCGTACGTCATCGACGTCATCGGCGACCCGGTCACGCTCGAGGAGGGCCTGAAGTTCCCCCGCGGCCCCCTGGAGCAGCTGCGCGACGACGACGGCGCCACCGTCGAGGTCGAGCAGCTGGAGCGGGTGGAGATCGCCTCGGTCGTGCCGGGCACGCGACCTGACTACGCGCAGCCCGACTCCGGGCAGTAG
- a CDS encoding CDP-alcohol phosphatidyltransferase family protein codes for MPETVSVSSRVWTVPNALSMLRLAGVPLFLWLVLGPEEDLWALVVLMVSGFTDYLDGWLARRLDQRSRVGEILDPVADRLYILAAVLGLWLRDVIPWWVALAIPLRDLLLWGLVPILRTRGYSALPVHFLGKAATFNLLYAFPLLFFGDGQGTLATLANVFGWAFALWGLGLYWWAGVLYAWQVAKLVRETPPLSRDDRREGRRA; via the coding sequence TTGCCGGAGACCGTGAGCGTGTCCTCGCGCGTGTGGACCGTGCCCAACGCCCTCAGCATGCTCCGGCTGGCCGGCGTGCCCCTCTTCCTCTGGCTGGTCCTCGGCCCGGAGGAGGACCTGTGGGCCCTGGTGGTCCTCATGGTCTCGGGGTTCACCGACTATCTGGACGGCTGGCTCGCGCGCCGACTCGACCAGCGCTCGCGGGTGGGCGAGATCCTGGACCCGGTCGCGGACCGGCTCTACATCCTCGCCGCCGTGCTGGGGCTGTGGCTGCGCGACGTGATCCCGTGGTGGGTGGCCCTGGCGATCCCGCTGCGCGACCTGCTCTTGTGGGGTCTGGTGCCGATCCTGCGGACCCGCGGCTACAGCGCCCTGCCGGTGCACTTCCTCGGCAAGGCGGCGACCTTCAACCTGCTCTACGCCTTCCCGCTTCTCTTCTTCGGCGACGGCCAGGGCACCCTGGCCACGCTCGCCAACGTCTTCGGCTGGGCCTTCGCCCTCTGGGGTCTGGGCCTGTACTGGTGGGCCGGGGTCCTCTACGCATGGCAGGTCGCCAAGCTGGTCCGCGAGACGCCGCCGCTGAGCCGGGACGACCGGAGGGAGGGCCGCCGTGCCTGA